A section of the Primulina eburnea isolate SZY01 unplaced genomic scaffold, ASM2296580v1 ctg739_ERROPOS5529518, whole genome shotgun sequence genome encodes:
- the LOC140822291 gene encoding uncharacterized protein produces MDISSPIATATSTAKKCERNRRVWAPKEDEFLIQALKELVNAGWKSENGFRCGYLTVLEKSIAQAFPNTDLRGNPHINSKIQVWKRTHGSLLTMLSRSGIGWNETEKRIEATDESWDSFVKADSSVRTWRYKTWPYFPDWCEIFGNDRATGQHAESFAEALQGVLNMSDDNDNLPKDNFGPTNMFHETEEAGESMSVSNAPSVNKVGTKSKNNRKRKKHSEGEQLFIDAINNFTEMSRSTMNEFVKRIGVEYDVLNATKDVFDVLESIPELSEDDVVAAAALLAENPKQQNLLFKAPQHARLKLVRRLLKAD; encoded by the exons ATGGATATTAGCTCACCTATTGCTACTGCAACTAGCACCGCTAAGAAATGTGAGAGAAATCGTCGAGTTTGGGCACCGAAGGAGGATGAATTCCTCATTCAGGCACTCAAAGAATTAGTTAACGCTGGATGGAAGAGTGAGAATGGGTTTCGTTGCGGATACTTGACTGTGTTAGAGAAATCTATTGCCCAGGCTTTTCCAAACACCGATTTACGTGGGAACCCACATATTAACTCAAAGATACAGGTCTGGAAAAGAACTCATGGTTCTTTGTTAACAATGCTTAGCAGGAGTGGCATTGGCTGGAATGAAACAGAGAAGAGGATTGAAGCAACTGACGAATCGTGGGATTCATTTGTCAAG GCTGATAGCAGTGTTCGTACGTGGCGTTACAAAACATGGCCCTACTTTCCGGATTGGTGCGAAATATTTGGAAATGACCGTGCAACGGGACAACATGCTGAGAGCTTTGCTGAGGCCCTTCAAGGAGTACTGAACATGAGTGACGATAACGATAATTTGCCCAAAGACAACTTTGGACCGACTAATATGTTCCATGAGACTGAGGAAGCAGGTGAATCCATGTCGGTGTCAAATGCTCCTTCCGTCAACAAAGTTGGTACTAAATCAAAGAACAATCGGAAACGGAAGAAACATTCAGAAGGTGAGCAGCTATTCATTGACGCCATTAACAATTTCACTGAGATGTCAAGATCTACAATGAACGAATTTGTGAAGCGAATTGGCGTTGAGTATGATGTGCTGAACGCAACAAAAGATGTGTTTGATGTGCTAGAATCAATCCCCGAACTTAGTGaagatgatgttgttgctgctgctgcGTTGCTAGCAGAAAATCCAAAGCAACAAAATCTGTTGTTTAAAGCTCCGCAACATGCAAGGCTGAAGTTGGTTCGAAGGCTACTTAAGGCAGACTGA